The following proteins are co-located in the Ammospiza caudacuta isolate bAmmCau1 chromosome 20, bAmmCau1.pri, whole genome shotgun sequence genome:
- the DUSP14 gene encoding dual specificity protein phosphatase 14 produces the protein MTSRSHNSLPRTLMAPRLLSEGALGGIAQITPSLYLSRGSVASNRHLLLSRGITCIINATIEIPNFNWPQFEYVKVPLADMPNAPISLYFDSVADKIQSVARKHGAALVHCAAGVSRSATLCIAFLMKHHKVSLLEAYSWVKARRPVIRPNVGFWRQLIDYERKLFGKTTVKMVQTPYGIVPDVYERERRPLMPYWGI, from the coding sequence ATGACCTCCAGAAGCCACAACTCCCTGCCGAGAACTCTGATGGCTCCGCGGCTGCTCTCGGAAGGCGCCCTGGGGGGCATCGCCCAGATCACGCCCTCGCTGTACCTGAGCCGGGGCAGCGTGGCCTCCAACCGGCACCTGCTGCTGTCGCGGGGCATCACGTGCATCATCAACGCCACCATCGAGATCCCCAACTTCAACTGGCCCCAGTTTGAGTACGTCAAAGTGCCTTTGGCCGACATGCCCAACGCGCCCATCTCGCTCTACTTCGACAGCGTGGCCGACAAGATCCAGAGCGTGGCGCGCAAGCACGGCGCCGCGCTGGTGCACTGCGCCGCCGGCGTCAGCAGGTCGGCCACGCTCTGCATCGCCTTCCTCATGAAGCACCACAAGGTCTCCCTGCTGGAGGCCTACAGCTGGGTGAAGGCGCGGCGCCCCGTGATCCGGCCCAACGTGGGCTTCTGGCGGCAGCTGATAGACTACGAGAGGAAGCTCTTTGGCAAGACCACGGTTAAAATGGTACAGACGCCCTACGGCATCGTCCCGGACGTTTACGAGAGAGAGAGGAGACCCCTGATGCCTTACTGGGGAATTTAA
- the TADA2A gene encoding transcriptional adapter 2-alpha, translating into MERLASFSSDPFDKPPCRGCSSYLTEPYVKCAECGPPPFLLCLQCFTRGFEYKKHQSDHTYEIMTSDFPVLDPNWTAQEEMSLLEAVMDCGFGNWQDVANQMCTKSKEECEKHYMKHFINNPLFASTLLKLRQAEEAQHHETAIPFHSADDPPRPTFDSLLSRDMAGYMPARADFVEEFDNYAEWDLRDIDFVEDDSDILHALKIAVVDIYHSRLKERQRRKKIIRDHGLINLRKFQILERRYPKEVQELYETMRRFARILGPLEHDKFIESHALEFELRREIKRLQEYRAAGITNFCSARTYEHLKKSRDEERLKRTMLSEVLQYIQDSSACQQWLSRQADIDSGLTPTVPVPSTTGRRSAPPLNLTGLPGTEKLNEKEKELCQMVRLVPGAYLEYKAALVNECNKQGGLRLAQARALIKIDVNKTRKIYDFLIREGYITKA; encoded by the exons atggagcgcCTGGCCTCCTTCAGCA GTGACCCTTTTGACAAGCCCCCGTGCCGGGGCTGCTCCTCGTACCTGACGGAGCCCTACGTGAAGTGTGCCGAGTGCGGGCcccctcccttcctgctgtgcctgcag TGTTTCACCCGAGGATTTGAGTACAAGAAGCACCAAAGTGATCACACCTATGAGATCATG aCATCTGATTTCCCTGTGCTGGACCCCAACTGGACTGCCCAGGAGGAGATGTCTCTCCTGGAAGCTGTGATGGACTGTGGATTTGGGAACTG GCAGGACGTGGCCAACCAGATGTGCACCAAGTCCAAGGAGGAGTGTGAGAAGCACTACATGAAGCACTTCATCAACAACCCCCTGTTTGCCTCCACGCTGCTGAAGctgaggcaggcagaggagGCTCAGCACCACGAGACAGCCATTCCCTTCCACT CTGCTGATGATCCCCCACGGCCCACCTTTGACTCCTTGCTCTCCAGGGACATGGCTGGCTACATGCCGGCCAGAGCTGACTTTGTTGAG GAGTTTGACAACTATGCCGAGTGGGATTTGAGAGATATTGATTTTGTGGAAGATGATTCAGACATTTTGCATG CTCTGAAGATTGCAGTTGTAGATATCTATCATTCCAGGTTAAAGGAGAGGCAGAGACGGAAAAA aATTATAAGAGATCATGGCCTGATCAACCTCAGAAAATTTCAGA TCCTGGAAAGGCGCTACCCCAAGGAGGTGCAGGAGCTCTACGAGACCATGAGGAGGTTTGCTCGCATCCTGGGGCCCCTGGAGCACGACAAGTTCATCGAGAGCCACGCAT TGGAATTTGAGCTGCGCAGGGAAATAAAGAGACTGCAGGAatacagagcagcaggaatcaCCAATTTCTGCA gtGCCCGGACCTACGAGCACCTGAAGAAGAGCCGGGACGAGGAGCGGCTGAAGCGCACGATGCTCTCGGAGGTGCTGCAGTACATCCAGGACAGCAGCGCCTGCCAGCAGTGGCTCAGCCGCCAGGCAGACAT TGATTCTGGCCTGACTCCCACGGTACCAGTTCCTTCAACTACAG gcagaAGGAGTGCCCCACCGCTGAACCTCACTGGCCTGCCGGGCACCGAGAAGCTCAacgagaaggagaaggag CTCTGTCAGATGGTGAGGCTGGTCCCTGGAGCCTATTTGGAGTATAAAGCTGCTTTAGTGAACGAGTGCAACAAACAGGGAGGCCTGAGACTGGCGCAGGCTCGAGCCCTCATCAAGATTGATGtgaacaaaaccaggaaaatctatGACTTCCTGATCAGAGAGGGGTACATCACAAAGGCCTGA